The Mariluticola halotolerans nucleotide sequence CGAACCCTTGGGAAAACTTCTCCGAACAGTTCCCGATCGGTGCTGTCATCGAAGGCGAAGTCAAGAACAAGACCGAATTCGGCCTGTTCATTGGCCTCGAAGGCGATGTGGATGGCATGGTCCATCTCTCCGATCTCGACTGGCAGCGTCAGGGTGAAGAAGCCCTTGAGGACTACAACCGTGGCGATATCGTCAAGGCGAAGGTTCTCGATGTTGACGTCGACAAGGAACGCATCTCGCTTGGTATCAAGCAGCTTGCTTCTGATGCCGCGGCAGACAATGCCGATGCCGGTGGCCTGCGCAAGGGTGCGATTGTCACCTGCACCGTGACGGCCATCAATGATGGCGGCGTTGAAGTGCAGATCGGCGAGACGGAAGTCACAGCGTTCATTCGCCGTGCCGACCTTAGCCGTGACCGTGCCGATCAGCGGCCTGAGCGTTTTGCCAAGGGCGACAAGCTTGATGCCCGCATCACGCAGTTCGACCGCAAGACTGGCCGCATCACCCTCTCCATCAAGGCGCTGGAAATCGCCGAGGAGAAGGAAGCCGTGGCACAGTACGGTTCCTCGGATTCGGGCGCTTCGCTCGGCGACATCCTTGGTGCCGCTTTGAAGGATCGCGACGACCAGTAGGTTTTTCGCAACCTTTGAGAAAAAATCAGGCCCGCATTCGCAAGAATGCGGGCCTTTTTTTAGAGGCCATCTTTTGAGGGAAGCTGAATTGTCCGCCAATGCGACTGCCACTTGGCGCCCGATGCTCGCCGCCGATATGAGCGAGGTCATCGCCATCGCTGAAATCGTACATCCCGACTATCCGGAAGATGACGCTGTGCTGGCCGAACGCCTGATGCTTTATGCGCCGGGCTGCTTTGTTCTTTCGCAACGCGGCCAGATTGCCGGATATCTCCTCAGCCATCCATGGATCTACGGTAACCTGCCAAAACTCAACACCCTGCTGCAGGCATTGCCGCAAGACGCCGACACATACTATCTGCACGATATTGCGCTATTGCCCGATGCACAGGGACAAGGCGCGGCAAGCGCCATCACCACACGATTGGCCATCCATGCCGGGGCTGCGGGCTTTGCCCATATCAGCCTTTGCGCGGTCAATGGATCAGCACGGTTCTGGCAGGCCCAAGGCTTTGCGAGAGCAGAGGTGCCGGGCGTTGACGCCCATTTGGCAAGCTATGGGGCAGATGCGGTATTCATGGCGCGGGCGCTGTAGAGAAAAGGCTAACCTTGTTTTTGAGCCGGTTCCAGCTTAATCCCTAGGGCCACTTAATGCATTTCGCGGATGTCAGCATGTCACTTTCCGAGGATCCCGTACACGTAATACCGGCGACGACCCAGTTGCGGCGGTCACGGTCGCGCTGGCGCATTATCGCCTTTGTGGCGCTGGCGATTGCCGTTTTGGCGCTGGTCGGCCGGTTTGCGCTCAGCGCTTATGACGGCGACACAGCACAGATTGCCCGGGTGCGGATCGAGGGCGCTATTACGACCGATGCAGCGCGATTGCATGTGCTCAACAAGCTGGCTAAGAGCGAGAAGGTCAAAGCGGTTATTATCAGCATCAACAGCCCCGGCGGCACCACAGCGGGCGGCGAAGAGCTTTATGAGGCGATCAGCAGGTTGCGTGAGGAAAAGCCGGTTGTGGCCGTCATTGAGGAGCTGGGGGCGTCTGCCGCCTATATGACGGCGATCAGCACGGACCGGATTTTTGCGCGCCGCCTCTCCATTGTGGGATCAATCGGCGTTTTGATGCAGCACGTGAATGCGGGCAAATTGCTGGATACGATCGGCATTTCAATGGACAAGGTGCAAACCGGCCCTTTGAAAGCGGAGCCGGACATCAGCGATCCGCTGGTTGGGGAAGTGCGCGAAAGCCTGCAAGCCCTGGTGGATGACAGTTTTGAATGGTTTGTGGACATTGTTGCGGAACGACGCGACATGCCCCGCCCGGCCGCACTGGCGCTGGCTGACGGCCGTATCGTGACAGGACGAATGGGGCTTGAAAACGGCTTGATTGACGCGATTGGCGGCGAAGCGGAGGCCATTGCCTGGCTGGAAAGCGAAAAAGACATCGCCCCTGATCTTGCCATTGTGACGCAATTTCCACCGGCGCTGACCGAATTTGAACGCATAACACACTATTTTGGCTCTCAAATTCGTGCGATGGTGGGTTTGGGGCCCGAGAACGGCATGACGCTTGACGGGCTGGTTTCGCTTTGGCAGGTTGCGCCATCCAAATGAAAGCCTGTCGAAATTCAGATGCCAAGCAGAACGGTCGGGGGCAACGATGATTAAGTCGGAATTGATCCAAAAACTCGCGGAAGAAAATCCGCATCTGTTTCAGCGTGACCTCGAGAATATCGTCAATGCCATCCTTGATGGGGTTGGGGATGCGATGGCGCGCGGCGACCGGGTGGAATTGCGCGGCTTTGGTGCTTTTTCGGTCAAGAACCGCCCGGCCCGTATCGGCCGCAACCCGCGCACCGGCGAGCAGGTTAGCGTTGGTGAGAAATATGTACCGCAGTTCAAGGCGGGCAAGGAAATTCGCGAGCGACTGAACAAGTAGCTCGCCATCCAGAACCCTGGGGCACCTGATATATGATCAAACGCATTGTGGGCTGGTTTGTTCTTGTGCCCTTGTGTGCGATTCTGATCGTTTTCGCACTGGCCAACCGTCATGCCGTGCCGGTGCGGTTTGACCCGGTTTCACCGGGCAGCCCGCTGATTGCGGATGTGAACACCCCTCTTTTCATTGTTATTTATGGCATGCTGATCCTTGGTGTGCTGCTGGGCGGGTTTGCCGCCTGGCTGGCGCAGGGGCGTGTGCGGCGCGAGCGCCGCCGCTTCAAGCGCGAGAATGACCGACTG carries:
- the sppA gene encoding signal peptide peptidase SppA, which encodes MSLSEDPVHVIPATTQLRRSRSRWRIIAFVALAIAVLALVGRFALSAYDGDTAQIARVRIEGAITTDAARLHVLNKLAKSEKVKAVIISINSPGGTTAGGEELYEAISRLREEKPVVAVIEELGASAAYMTAISTDRIFARRLSIVGSIGVLMQHVNAGKLLDTIGISMDKVQTGPLKAEPDISDPLVGEVRESLQALVDDSFEWFVDIVAERRDMPRPAALALADGRIVTGRMGLENGLIDAIGGEAEAIAWLESEKDIAPDLAIVTQFPPALTEFERITHYFGSQIRAMVGLGPENGMTLDGLVSLWQVAPSK
- a CDS encoding GNAT family N-acetyltransferase, with the translated sequence MSANATATWRPMLAADMSEVIAIAEIVHPDYPEDDAVLAERLMLYAPGCFVLSQRGQIAGYLLSHPWIYGNLPKLNTLLQALPQDADTYYLHDIALLPDAQGQGAASAITTRLAIHAGAAGFAHISLCAVNGSARFWQAQGFARAEVPGVDAHLASYGADAVFMARAL
- a CDS encoding LapA family protein codes for the protein MIKRIVGWFVLVPLCAILIVFALANRHAVPVRFDPVSPGSPLIADVNTPLFIVIYGMLILGVLLGGFAAWLAQGRVRRERRRFKRENDRLTRELAEARRAPRQNATDRALLGPDDLLEDE
- a CDS encoding integration host factor subunit beta; protein product: MIKSELIQKLAEENPHLFQRDLENIVNAILDGVGDAMARGDRVELRGFGAFSVKNRPARIGRNPRTGEQVSVGEKYVPQFKAGKEIRERLNK